One Gossypium hirsutum isolate 1008001.06 chromosome A11, Gossypium_hirsutum_v2.1, whole genome shotgun sequence genomic window carries:
- the LOC107935769 gene encoding putative disease resistance protein RGA1 isoform X2 — protein sequence MAEAIAFDIATELIIKLSSLALSQIGLWWNLKDDLDDLKRTVSTIKAVLLDAEEKSATNNLVKVWLEELKDVLYDADDLIDDFSTETLWKDLMGENKLTKEGKKLRTLLHFPKARYYLSDETWDPMIVNCRCLRVLEMNFLYFTTIPRSIYKLKHLRYLDFSKNRGLRSLPESICKIQNLQALKLDWCDGLEELPNKIERLVNLTHLACHGCCRLTHTPRGIGKLMSLETLSMFVVDKDRSHGGADLSELSGLNNLRGELEITNLGFVKNAKEKFKAANLKEKQHLRSLVLQWGSFLAWGDDNHDEERSLEDLQPHPNLKELGVRGWRGDAKFPNWFSLLTNLVHIAISGNFKQLPSFAQLPYLKQLKISYCTELEYMDDNSPKGSQGKPESFFPSLKHLWLWNCSNMKSWWRTTEAIGYDTNEDDTTVMGTSTVSFPCLSSLKVRNCPLTSMPLYPSLDDELELVNTSTRPLKQTTKMNMNAKTPSSSTSSISLSKLKSFRVDNIEGLDTHMLDECLQHLTGLKSLTIEDCKEVDLEGMQWEALKNLSFLRIRSIPLLESLPLGLQHLTNLQELSLFYLPNLASLPDEMRCLTNLKYLNMKETPQLKERCREDIGADWHKIAHIPNIQL from the exons ATGGCCGAAGCAATTGCTTTTGACATTGCCACAGAGCTCATTATTAAGTTGAGCTCTCTTGCTCTCTCTCAAATTGGACTGTGGTGGAATCTCAAAGATGACCTCGACGACCTCAAACGCACCGTATCCACAATCAAAGCTGTGCTTCTTGACGCAGAAGAGAAATCGGCGACCAACAATCTTGTCAAAGTTTGGCTTGAAGAGCTGAAAGATGTACTTTATGATGCGGACGACTTGATTGATGATTTCTCTACCGAAACTTTGTGGAAAGATCTAATGGGTGAGAACAAGCTGACGAAAGAG GGAAAGAAGTTGCGAACCTTGTTACATTTTCCAAAAGCGAGATACTATTTGAGCGATGAAACTTGGGATCCGATGATTGTAAATTGTAGATGCTTGCGTGTActggaaatgaattttttatattttacaacgATCCCACGCTCCATTTATAAGTTGAAACATTTGAGGTACcttgatttttctaaaaatcgCGGTCTAAGGAGTCTCCCAGAGAGTATTTGCAAGATACAAAATTTGCAAGCTTTGAAACTTGACTGGTGCGATGGGCTTGAAGAATTGCCGAATAAGATTGAAAGATTGGTGAATCTTACCCATCTTGCGTGTCATGGTTGTTGTCGGTTAACTCATACGCCACGTGGAATAGGAAAGCTGATGTCCCTTGAAACGTTAAGCATGTTTGTAGTGGATAAAGATAGGTCCCATGGCGGTGCAGATCTAAGTGAATTGAGTGGGCTTAACAACTTAAGGGGAGAGCTAGAAATAACAAATTTGGGCTTCGTAAAAAATGCAAAAGAGAAGTTTAAGGCTGCTAATTTGAAAGAGAAACAACATTTGAGATCGTTGGTTTTACAATGGGGCTCTTTTTTGGCCTGGGGAGATGATAACCATGATGAAGAGAGGTCACTTGAAGACCTCCAGCCGCATCCTAATCTCAAGGAGCTCGGTGTTCGAGGATGGAGGGGTGATGCCAAGTTTCCAAATTGGTTTTCTTTGCTTACAAATCTCGTCCATATTGCAATATCGGGTAATTTCAAACAGCTCCCGTCCTTTGCGCAATTGCCTTATCTTAAACAGCTGAAGATTTCGTATTGTACTGAGTTGGAGTACATGGATGATAATAGCCCAAAAGGAAGTCAAGGAAAACCAGAATCATTCTTCCCATCGCTTAAGCATCTTTGGCTCTGGAACTGTTCGAATATGAAGAGTTGGTGGAGGACAACAGAAGCAATTGGTTATGATACCAATGAGGACGACACAACAGTTATGGGAACATCAACCGTGTCATTTCCGTGTCTTTCCTCTTTAAAAGTTCGCAATTGCCCTTTGACTTCAATGCCGTTGTATCCTTCACTCGATGATGAGCTAGAGTTGGTGAATACCAGTACAAGGCCGTTAAAGCAGACTACGAAGATGAACATGAATGCTAAGACCCCATCAAGTTCAACCTCTTCTATTTCTCTCTCCAAATTGAAATCTTTCCGTGTAGACAACATTGAGGGATTGGACACTCACATGCTAGATGAGTGCCTGCAACATCTCACCGGCCTCAAAAGTTTAACAATAGAAGATTGCAAGGAGGTTGATTTAGAGGGCATGCAATGGGAAGCCCTTAAGAATCTCTCATTTTTGCGTATTCGTAGTATTCCACTGCTGGAGTCTCTCCCCCTTGGGCTTCAACATCTAACAAATCTGCAAGAGCTTTCTCTCTTTTATTTGCCCAATTTAGCATCGCTTCCGGACGAGATGCGTTGCCTAAccaatttgaaatatttaaatatgaaagAAACTCCCCAGTTGAAGGAAAGATGCAGGGAGGACATTGGTGCAGATTGGCATAAGATTGCTCACATCCCAAACATTCAGTTGTAG
- the LOC107935769 gene encoding putative disease resistance protein RGA1 isoform X1, whose translation MSGFISKIMNLLKYHKLTEKFYLHLSYDHLPSHLKHCFAFCRLYPKDYEIDVRTLVQFWIAQGFVKQSNPKQSLEEIGFRYFKDLVERSFFQEVEGDLIEEMTCKMHDVMHDLAELVAGTESTIVDSNLSISQVGEKCRHISINVSLIPLLKGKKLRTLLHFPKARYYLSDETWDPMIVNCRCLRVLEMNFLYFTTIPRSIYKLKHLRYLDFSKNRGLRSLPESICKIQNLQALKLDWCDGLEELPNKIERLVNLTHLACHGCCRLTHTPRGIGKLMSLETLSMFVVDKDRSHGGADLSELSGLNNLRGELEITNLGFVKNAKEKFKAANLKEKQHLRSLVLQWGSFLAWGDDNHDEERSLEDLQPHPNLKELGVRGWRGDAKFPNWFSLLTNLVHIAISGNFKQLPSFAQLPYLKQLKISYCTELEYMDDNSPKGSQGKPESFFPSLKHLWLWNCSNMKSWWRTTEAIGYDTNEDDTTVMGTSTVSFPCLSSLKVRNCPLTSMPLYPSLDDELELVNTSTRPLKQTTKMNMNAKTPSSSTSSISLSKLKSFRVDNIEGLDTHMLDECLQHLTGLKSLTIEDCKEVDLEGMQWEALKNLSFLRIRSIPLLESLPLGLQHLTNLQELSLFYLPNLASLPDEMRCLTNLKYLNMKETPQLKERCREDIGADWHKIAHIPNIQL comes from the coding sequence ATGAGTGGCTTTATTTCAAAGATAATGAACTTGCTAAAATATCACAAATTGACGGAGAAATTCTACCTACACTTGAGTTATGATCATCTCCCATCCCATTTGAAGCATTGCTTTGCTTTTTGCCGATTGTATCCGAAAGATTATGAAATTGATGTACGAACACTTGTTCAATTTTGGATTGCACAAGGTTTCGTAAAGCAATCAAATCCAAAGCAATCTCTTGAAGAGATTGGGTTTAGATATTTTAAGGATTTAGTTGAAAGAAGTTTTTTTCAAGAAGTAGAAGGAGACTTGATAGAAGAAATGACATGTAAAATGCATGATGTAATGCATGATCTAGCTGAATTAGTAGCTGGGACAGAGAGTACTATTGTAGATTCTAATTTAAGTATAAGTCAGGTTGGAGAAAAATGTCGCCACATATCAATTAATGTTTCATTAATTCCTTTGTTGAAGGGAAAGAAGTTGCGAACCTTGTTACATTTTCCAAAAGCGAGATACTATTTGAGCGATGAAACTTGGGATCCGATGATTGTAAATTGTAGATGCTTGCGTGTActggaaatgaattttttatattttacaacgATCCCACGCTCCATTTATAAGTTGAAACATTTGAGGTACcttgatttttctaaaaatcgCGGTCTAAGGAGTCTCCCAGAGAGTATTTGCAAGATACAAAATTTGCAAGCTTTGAAACTTGACTGGTGCGATGGGCTTGAAGAATTGCCGAATAAGATTGAAAGATTGGTGAATCTTACCCATCTTGCGTGTCATGGTTGTTGTCGGTTAACTCATACGCCACGTGGAATAGGAAAGCTGATGTCCCTTGAAACGTTAAGCATGTTTGTAGTGGATAAAGATAGGTCCCATGGCGGTGCAGATCTAAGTGAATTGAGTGGGCTTAACAACTTAAGGGGAGAGCTAGAAATAACAAATTTGGGCTTCGTAAAAAATGCAAAAGAGAAGTTTAAGGCTGCTAATTTGAAAGAGAAACAACATTTGAGATCGTTGGTTTTACAATGGGGCTCTTTTTTGGCCTGGGGAGATGATAACCATGATGAAGAGAGGTCACTTGAAGACCTCCAGCCGCATCCTAATCTCAAGGAGCTCGGTGTTCGAGGATGGAGGGGTGATGCCAAGTTTCCAAATTGGTTTTCTTTGCTTACAAATCTCGTCCATATTGCAATATCGGGTAATTTCAAACAGCTCCCGTCCTTTGCGCAATTGCCTTATCTTAAACAGCTGAAGATTTCGTATTGTACTGAGTTGGAGTACATGGATGATAATAGCCCAAAAGGAAGTCAAGGAAAACCAGAATCATTCTTCCCATCGCTTAAGCATCTTTGGCTCTGGAACTGTTCGAATATGAAGAGTTGGTGGAGGACAACAGAAGCAATTGGTTATGATACCAATGAGGACGACACAACAGTTATGGGAACATCAACCGTGTCATTTCCGTGTCTTTCCTCTTTAAAAGTTCGCAATTGCCCTTTGACTTCAATGCCGTTGTATCCTTCACTCGATGATGAGCTAGAGTTGGTGAATACCAGTACAAGGCCGTTAAAGCAGACTACGAAGATGAACATGAATGCTAAGACCCCATCAAGTTCAACCTCTTCTATTTCTCTCTCCAAATTGAAATCTTTCCGTGTAGACAACATTGAGGGATTGGACACTCACATGCTAGATGAGTGCCTGCAACATCTCACCGGCCTCAAAAGTTTAACAATAGAAGATTGCAAGGAGGTTGATTTAGAGGGCATGCAATGGGAAGCCCTTAAGAATCTCTCATTTTTGCGTATTCGTAGTATTCCACTGCTGGAGTCTCTCCCCCTTGGGCTTCAACATCTAACAAATCTGCAAGAGCTTTCTCTCTTTTATTTGCCCAATTTAGCATCGCTTCCGGACGAGATGCGTTGCCTAAccaatttgaaatatttaaatatgaaagAAACTCCCCAGTTGAAGGAAAGATGCAGGGAGGACATTGGTGCAGATTGGCATAAGATTGCTCACATCCCAAACATTCAGTTGTAG